TTGCATTATACAACTCTATGACAAGGATCGGGTCTGAAGGATCCTTGCTGTGGATGATTAGCGAGGTGTTCGCTGGGTTGGGGTAGATGGTTACTTGATTGTTTAGTGAGATTTCATCTTCTATGCCAGTAATGCATACAGGTTGAGAAGGACATGCTTTTGAATAATTGCAGCTTGCCAAACCCAAAACACATGCAATACGTGGATTCACATATCCCATAATCGTATCAATATAATTTAATCCTTTGCATTTACTCATATCTGGATCTGGACTACAACCAGGGCTGGCAGGATCCCACCATTCAACAGTTGATTCTCCCGCAGTACCTACAACTATTGGAAACACGCCCTGGACACCTTCATTTACTGCATCCGCACGATTTGACCAACAATCAGTAAATGAACCATTCAATAAAACGTCATTATTTCCTAAATAATTCGCTATTCTAATAACATCGTGGGTGCCATGCACTTCAACCACATGTTGGCACATCATAGGACAGATAACTATTCCTGTGTCTACTCCTGTTTTATAAGGGGCAAAAGGATCACTTGGACTGTGCAAAGCAATCATTGGCACATCACCAGCTTCTAACCAGTTGGTATCTAGTAAAGCGCCTCCATAACTAACTGCCATATGGATTTTTGAACTGTAAGCACAATTATTTTCCATATTTAACGGTCGATTCCAGCAGCCATACATGTCACCCGAAAGGGAGGTATCCACAACCGATTGGCCGGTAGAATCTAAAAATCTAAGCAACCCCATTTCCTGGAATTTGTCTAAAGTTGCGCAACCGTAAGATATCAATCCCCCGGTGCCTTGTCCAAACATTATGAACTTAGATGTATCAATACCATAAGTATTACCACCTGTTTCATAATTTTTCCTAAACCACCGGACACAGGTTCTAGCATCCTGTATTCCACGATAGAGAGCATTTAACAAACCCCTGAGCCGCTCCTGCTGTAGTGGTTCAAAAGGATTCCAGCCAAGGCGATAACCCATTGCTGCTACAACATACCCTCTTTTTGCAAATTGAGTGCACATTTCAACAGTAGCGCTATCAGTCTTTGATCCAGTGCATACTAACGCAGTTGATAGAAAGCTGCCTGTGTGCAAAAAAATGATCAATGGTCTTTCTGTTAGGGTATCTGCTAACGATATATCCGGCTCATAAATATCCACCAATAAATCTTGTGGAATTGTATCAGTACCTACCAAGGCTAAATTATTACCAAAAGTATCATTTGATGTTACCGTTACACTTGTAAATACTTCATCCAGGTATCTTTGCTGGGCAAAGAGATTGCCTGTAAATGTACCTATTACAAATACAGCAATAAATAGTGATTTTTTCATCATAA
The Cytophagales bacterium DNA segment above includes these coding regions:
- a CDS encoding T9SS type A sorting domain-containing protein, whose amino-acid sequence is MMKKSLFIAVFVIGTFTGNLFAQQRYLDEVFTSVTVTSNDTFGNNLALVGTDTIPQDLLVDIYEPDISLADTLTERPLIIFLHTGSFLSTALVCTGSKTDSATVEMCTQFAKRGYVVAAMGYRLGWNPFEPLQQERLRGLLNALYRGIQDARTCVRWFRKNYETGGNTYGIDTSKFIMFGQGTGGLISYGCATLDKFQEMGLLRFLDSTGQSVVDTSLSGDMYGCWNRPLNMENNCAYSSKIHMAVSYGGALLDTNWLEAGDVPMIALHSPSDPFAPYKTGVDTGIVICPMMCQHVVEVHGTHDVIRIANYLGNNDVLLNGSFTDCWSNRADAVNEGVQGVFPIVVGTAGESTVEWWDPASPGCSPDPDMSKCKGLNYIDTIMGYVNPRIACVLGLASCNYSKACPSQPVCITGIEDEISLNNQVTIYPNPANTSLIIHSKDPSDPILVIELYNATGQMVRRVFNVNITSRYALKRKGLPNGLYMIKVKTKEGNTMKKVVFE